A genomic stretch from Candidatus Woesearchaeota archaeon includes:
- a CDS encoding ABC transporter permease, translating into MKWYRISALLLKYYYISINRIDRLFDIFFWPVIDLFIWGFAYLYIEQLSNFNLLSMMFGGIILWIFVWKASQDLGTFVLEDFWARNLYNLFSSPIKLSEHIVSIILFAFFRGLVSFLFQFILAYTFYAFNIFQFPLFFLALSILILSLFGMALGLLIVALIFRYGQRIQVIAWSSVWIVQPFSCVFYPLTVLPGWAQNIAIILPSTYVFENLRSFLNQQTVNYMQLFFALLGSVALLLVMAVVLYYSFQHAKKTGLLARGD; encoded by the coding sequence ATGAAATGGTATAGAATTTCAGCGTTATTATTGAAATATTATTATATCTCCATTAATCGTATTGACAGATTATTTGATATCTTCTTCTGGCCAGTGATTGACTTATTTATCTGGGGATTTGCGTATCTTTATATTGAACAATTATCTAATTTTAATCTTTTAAGCATGATGTTTGGGGGAATTATTCTCTGGATATTTGTCTGGAAAGCTTCACAGGATTTAGGCACCTTTGTCTTAGAGGATTTTTGGGCGAGAAATTTATATAATCTATTCTCATCCCCTATCAAATTATCAGAGCATATAGTTTCTATTATTTTATTTGCTTTTTTTCGAGGATTAGTTAGCTTTTTGTTTCAGTTTATTTTAGCGTACACTTTTTATGCATTTAACATATTTCAATTTCCCTTATTCTTTTTAGCATTATCAATCCTCATCTTATCACTTTTTGGCATGGCTCTTGGATTATTAATTGTCGCTCTTATATTTAGGTATGGTCAGCGTATTCAAGTAATAGCATGGAGCAGTGTTTGGATTGTCCAGCCTTTTAGCTGTGTATTCTATCCCTTAACTGTTTTACCAGGTTGGGCGCAGAACATAGCAATTATATTACCTTCAACCTATGTTTTTGAGAATCTTCGTTCTTTTCTTAATCAACAGACCGTTAATTACATGCAATTATTCTTTGCTTTGTTAGGATCAGTAGCATTGCTTCTTGTTATGGCTGTTGTATTGTATTATTCATTTCAACATGCTAAGAAAACTGGGTTGTTAGCGAGAGGAGATTAA
- a CDS encoding lamin tail domain-containing protein: MEKYLRVFLTNLVLFFGLGSGVLANSVVISEVYYDPVATESGGEAVVLYNPTPEDIILSGYVLKTESAAQDVILPTGTIINYLSFSLF; this comes from the coding sequence ATGGAAAAATATTTGAGAGTATTTTTAACTAATTTAGTGTTATTTTTTGGTTTAGGTTCTGGTGTTTTAGCTAATTCAGTTGTTATAAGTGAAGTATATTATGATCCTGTTGCAACAGAGAGTGGTGGGGAAGCTGTTGTCTTATATAATCCTACCCCTGAAGATATCATCTTGAGTGGCTATGTCTTGAAAACAGAAAGTGCTGCTCAAGATGTTATTCTTCCTACTGGTACTATCATTAACTATTTAAGCTTCAGTTTGTTTTAA
- a CDS encoding dCTP deaminase yields MILSDIDIKKELEKGDLLIEKMTFNQIGPCSVDLTLGNTFMVFKHADITHVDPKKIDRESLMSETIKEEDKPFIIHPGEFVLGATKERVRVPSYLVGRLDGRSSWGRLGIIVHSTAGSVHPGWDGQLTLEIANISKLPVALYPGMKICQISFQQLTSPAEEPYHKKQNAKYINQVGPGATRVGED; encoded by the coding sequence ATGATATTGAGCGATATTGATATTAAAAAGGAATTGGAAAAAGGAGACTTGCTTATTGAAAAAATGACCTTCAACCAAATTGGCCCTTGTTCAGTTGATTTAACCCTTGGCAATACCTTTATGGTTTTCAAACATGCTGATATTACCCATGTTGATCCAAAAAAGATTGATCGGGAATCATTAATGTCAGAAACAATTAAAGAAGAGGATAAGCCATTTATCATTCACCCAGGAGAGTTCGTGCTTGGTGCAACAAAAGAACGAGTAAGAGTTCCGAGTTATTTGGTAGGAAGATTAGATGGAAGAAGTTCTTGGGGAAGATTAGGTATTATTGTGCATTCAACTGCTGGTTCTGTGCATCCTGGCTGGGATGGCCAGCTTACCTTGGAGATTGCAAATATCTCAAAACTCCCTGTTGCATTATATCCAGGAATGAAAATATGCCAGATTAGCTTCCAGCAACTAACATCACCAGCAGAAGAGCCTTATCATAAAAAGCAGAATGCCAAATACATTAATCAAGTAGGCCCAGGAGCAACCAGAGTAGGAGAAGATTAA
- a CDS encoding nucleotidyltransferase family protein, giving the protein MVNKKIATIKKQVIPILKKNDVVKAGIFGSVARGEDKKKSDVDILIKFKGENKSLIDLVRLKYELEEKLKRKVDILTYRSINHLIKDQILKEEVRIL; this is encoded by the coding sequence ATGGTTAATAAAAAAATTGCAACTATCAAAAAGCAAGTAATTCCTATTTTGAAAAAAAATGATGTAGTTAAGGCAGGTATTTTTGGTTCTGTAGCTAGGGGAGAGGATAAAAAGAAGAGTGATGTTGATATTTTAATTAAATTTAAAGGTGAAAACAAAAGCCTTATTGATTTAGTGCGGTTAAAGTATGAACTTGAAGAAAAATTGAAGCGAAAAGTAGATATTTTAACATACAGATCAATCAACCATCTGATTAAGGATCAAATTTTAAAAGAAGAAGTGAGGATTTTATGA
- a CDS encoding phosphate uptake regulator PhoU, translated as MEQKRRLQELGGSLYLSLPASWLQKFNVKKGSHIYITLEDSGALTIFPEKVAKDETTKEKTSTILYNKYIFRNIMGAYLIGNDYIVIKKELPFTRKERNEILAIVHNLLNVEVIEEQPRKIVIQNLKSELDIKKLVTRMYQLTKTMLEDIIPNQDDKEILQSVIDRDKLVGKCYLAIIMQIRASLTRSWSKDISFVEIFDIRLLIERMEKIGDEIKHLAKEMLEKNKPKHDDLDDLKELLALYEQAYGAYLKKDISTAEKFWDNEEKYKKQFNHNAHLQTMYELIKDITDLVV; from the coding sequence GTGGAACAAAAAAGACGTCTGCAAGAACTGGGTGGATCATTATATTTATCACTGCCTGCTTCATGGCTGCAAAAGTTTAACGTGAAAAAAGGAAGTCATATCTATATTACGCTTGAAGATTCCGGAGCTTTAACCATATTTCCTGAAAAGGTTGCAAAAGATGAAACAACAAAAGAAAAAACAAGCACTATTCTTTATAATAAATATATTTTTAGGAATATAATGGGAGCATATTTGATAGGGAATGATTATATTGTTATAAAAAAAGAGCTTCCCTTTACCAGAAAAGAACGAAACGAGATTCTTGCTATTGTTCATAACCTTTTAAATGTGGAAGTTATTGAGGAGCAGCCACGCAAGATTGTTATTCAAAATCTCAAATCTGAGCTTGATATTAAAAAACTCGTTACAAGAATGTATCAACTAACAAAAACAATGTTAGAAGATATAATACCAAACCAAGATGATAAAGAAATTCTTCAAAGTGTGATTGACCGCGACAAATTAGTAGGAAAATGCTATCTTGCGATTATCATGCAGATTCGAGCATCATTAACAAGAAGCTGGAGCAAAGATATTAGTTTTGTTGAAATATTTGATATTCGCCTGCTCATTGAGAGAATGGAAAAGATTGGCGACGAAATTAAACATCTTGCAAAAGAAATGCTTGAGAAAAACAAACCAAAACATGATGATCTTGACGATCTAAAAGAATTATTAGCGTTATACGAACAAGCATACGGAGCTTATCTTAAAAAAGACATTTCAACTGCAGAAAAATTCTGGGATAATGAAGAAAAATACAAGAAACAATTTAACCACAATGCACACCTACAAACAATGTATGAGTTAATCAAAGATATCACTGATTTGGTAGTTTAG
- a CDS encoding ABC transporter ATP-binding protein produces MYAIEVKNLVKTFQSKQAVVKAVNKISFSVKKGEIFGLLGPNGAGKTTTLNILNGLLSMNSGSIKILGKDPEKAWEEVKNKVNVATAYYSLSEVLTIRQNLRVYAKLYGIRNVEEKINHLLDIFELKELADKKVTLLSSGERTRVSLCKGFINDPEVLFLDECTVGLDPDIAEKTRTIIKEYQEKHGTTIIFTSHYMFEVEELCDRIAFMDKGKILKIDTADNFKRMIRKQTVALVVKENFKGLLKLLKEKNITIITTGTNTVVFEIDAVGDKLYKLMNLTFQQGVKLSNMHLNKPTLDDIFIQIARSKK; encoded by the coding sequence ATGTACGCAATTGAAGTAAAAAACTTAGTAAAAACATTTCAGAGTAAGCAAGCTGTTGTTAAAGCAGTCAATAAAATATCCTTTTCTGTGAAAAAAGGAGAAATCTTTGGGTTGCTTGGGCCAAATGGCGCTGGCAAGACAACGACTCTTAATATTCTTAATGGATTACTGAGCATGAATTCAGGGAGCATTAAGATTTTAGGCAAAGATCCAGAAAAAGCTTGGGAAGAGGTTAAAAATAAAGTTAATGTTGCAACTGCGTACTATTCTTTATCCGAAGTACTGACTATTCGACAGAATTTACGTGTTTACGCTAAATTATATGGCATCAGAAATGTAGAAGAAAAAATAAATCATCTGCTGGATATATTTGAATTAAAAGAATTGGCTGATAAAAAAGTAACGTTGTTAAGTTCAGGAGAGCGTACTCGTGTTTCGCTTTGCAAAGGTTTTATCAATGATCCTGAAGTGTTGTTTCTTGATGAATGCACTGTTGGTTTAGATCCGGATATTGCTGAAAAGACAAGGACGATTATTAAAGAGTATCAAGAGAAACATGGCACTACCATTATATTTACTTCTCATTATATGTTTGAGGTTGAGGAATTGTGCGATAGAATTGCGTTTATGGATAAAGGCAAAATCCTTAAAATAGACACTGCAGATAACTTTAAACGGATGATTAGGAAGCAAACGGTTGCCTTAGTTGTGAAAGAGAATTTTAAAGGTTTATTGAAGCTGCTCAAGGAAAAAAATATTACCATAATTACTACTGGTACCAATACGGTTGTGTTTGAAATTGATGCAGTAGGTGATAAATTGTATAAATTAATGAATCTTACTTTTCAACAAGGTGTTAAATTAAGCAATATGCATTTGAATAAGCCAACCCTGGATGATATTTTTATTCAGATCGCGCGAAGTAAGAAATGA